One genomic segment of Streptomyces liangshanensis includes these proteins:
- a CDS encoding SPFH domain-containing protein: protein MPSIIIVLVILVVLVFIALIKTIQVIPQASAAIVERFGRYTRTLNAGLNIVVPFIDSIRNRIDLREQVVPFPPQPVITQDNLVVNIDTVIYYQVTDARAATYEVASYIQAIEQLTVTTLRNIIGGMDLERTLTSREEINAALRGVLDEATGKWGIRVNRVELKAIEPPTSIQDSMEKQMRADRDKRAAILTAEGIRQSQILTAEGEKQSAILRAEGEAKAAALRAEGEAQAIRTVFESIHAGDPDQKLLAYQYLQMLPKIAEGDANKLWIVPSEIGDALKGLSGAFDNFGAGGGPGFNTGKERKPAPPVE from the coding sequence ATGCCATCAATCATCATCGTCCTGGTCATCCTGGTGGTGCTTGTATTCATCGCCCTGATCAAGACGATCCAGGTCATCCCGCAGGCAAGCGCCGCCATCGTCGAACGGTTCGGCCGTTACACCCGCACGCTCAACGCGGGCCTCAACATCGTCGTCCCGTTCATCGACTCCATCCGCAACCGCATCGACCTCCGCGAACAGGTCGTCCCCTTCCCGCCCCAACCGGTGATCACCCAGGACAACCTGGTCGTCAACATCGACACCGTCATCTACTACCAGGTGACCGACGCCAGGGCCGCGACCTACGAGGTCGCCAGCTACATCCAGGCCATCGAACAGCTCACCGTCACCACACTCCGCAACATCATCGGCGGCATGGACCTGGAGCGCACCCTCACCTCCCGCGAGGAGATCAACGCGGCCCTGCGCGGCGTCCTCGACGAAGCCACCGGCAAGTGGGGCATCCGCGTCAACCGCGTCGAGCTCAAGGCCATCGAACCGCCCACCTCCATCCAGGACTCGATGGAGAAGCAGATGCGCGCCGACCGCGACAAGCGCGCCGCGATCCTCACCGCCGAGGGCATCCGCCAGTCCCAGATCCTCACCGCCGAGGGCGAGAAGCAGTCCGCGATCCTCCGCGCCGAAGGTGAGGCCAAGGCCGCCGCCCTGCGCGCCGAGGGCGAGGCCCAGGCCATCCGTACCGTCTTCGAGTCCATCCACGCCGGCGACCCCGACCAGAAACTCCTCGCCTACCAGTACCTCCAGATGCTCCCCAAGATCGCCGAGGGCGACGCCAACAAGCTCTGGATCGTGCCCAGCGAGATCGGCGACGCCCTCAAGGGACTCAGCGGAGCCTTCGACAACTTCGGCGCCGGCGGCGGACCCGGCTTCAACACCGGCAAGGAACGCAAACCGGCACCCCCGGTGGAGTGA
- a CDS encoding chaplin, with protein sequence MKVAKKAALVIVTAGLAASASAGAAFATGGGSGAQADGLAQHSPGVGSGNAVQVPVHVPVNLTGNTVNVIGLLNPAFGNHSVNR encoded by the coding sequence ATGAAGGTCGCCAAGAAGGCCGCCCTGGTCATCGTCACCGCCGGTCTCGCCGCGAGTGCCTCCGCCGGCGCGGCGTTCGCCACCGGTGGCGGCTCCGGCGCGCAGGCCGACGGCCTGGCCCAGCACTCCCCGGGCGTCGGCTCCGGCAACGCCGTCCAGGTCCCGGTGCACGTCCCGGTCAACCTCACCGGCAACACCGTGAACGTGATCGGCCTCCTGAACCCCGCGTTCGGCAACCACTCCGTGAACCGCTGA
- a CDS encoding transglycosylase SLT domain-containing protein: MFSSRTPGLDRLNRTHKASIAGVAAAGVAALTFSLVPGAAAHSQPSQAITASQAAFTATPDTAAQAAALHTSVFKQQVSAENTAKVQAAAKVKAAAHEKAEKTEKAKKAAAAKAKAEKKAKAEKAAKAKAKAKAKADAKKRAKAAASRSAARTPVYANNLDGWIKESLSIMKKHHIPGSYDGLHRNIMRESSGNPNAINNWDINAQNGIPSKGLLQVIPPTFAAYHVNGTSTNIYNPVANIVAAANYAADKYGSMDNVNSAY; this comes from the coding sequence ATGTTCTCGTCACGCACCCCTGGCCTTGATCGTCTCAACCGGACGCACAAGGCTTCGATCGCCGGCGTAGCCGCCGCCGGAGTCGCCGCCCTGACCTTCTCGCTGGTTCCGGGCGCGGCCGCCCACTCGCAGCCGTCGCAGGCGATCACCGCCTCCCAGGCCGCCTTCACGGCGACCCCGGACACCGCCGCCCAGGCAGCGGCACTGCACACGAGCGTCTTCAAGCAGCAGGTCTCCGCCGAGAACACGGCGAAGGTCCAGGCCGCGGCGAAGGTCAAGGCCGCCGCGCACGAGAAGGCCGAGAAGACGGAGAAGGCGAAGAAGGCCGCCGCCGCCAAGGCGAAGGCCGAGAAGAAGGCCAAGGCCGAGAAGGCCGCGAAGGCCAAGGCCAAGGCGAAGGCGAAGGCCGACGCGAAGAAGCGTGCCAAGGCCGCCGCCAGCCGGTCGGCCGCGCGCACCCCGGTCTACGCGAACAACCTGGACGGCTGGATCAAGGAATCGCTGTCCATCATGAAGAAGCACCACATCCCGGGCTCGTACGACGGGCTGCACCGCAACATCATGCGTGAGTCGAGCGGTAACCCGAACGCGATCAACAACTGGGACATCAACGCCCAGAACGGCATCCCGTCGAAGGGTCTGCTCCAGGTCATCCCGCCGACCTTCGCCGCGTACCACGTCAACGGCACGTCGACGAACATCTACAACCCCGTCGCCAACATCGTCGCCGCGGCCAACTACGCCGCCGACAAGTACGGCTCGATGGACAACGTCAACAGCGCCTACTGA
- a CDS encoding response regulator gives MADKTIRVLLVDDHQVVRRGLRTFLEVQDDIEVVGEASDGAEGVARAEELRPDVVLMDIKMPGTDGIEALRTLRDLQNPAKVLIVTSFTEQRTVVPALRAGASGYVYKDVDPEALAGAIRSVHAGHVLLQPEVAGALLAQDNPGGGQGRGTTLTEREREVLTLIADGRSNREIARALVLSEKTVKTHVSNILMKLDLADRTQAALWAVRHGITG, from the coding sequence GTGGCTGACAAGACCATCCGTGTCCTGCTGGTCGACGACCACCAGGTGGTCCGCCGGGGACTGCGCACGTTCCTGGAGGTCCAGGACGACATCGAGGTCGTCGGGGAGGCCTCCGACGGCGCCGAGGGCGTCGCCCGCGCCGAGGAGCTGCGCCCCGACGTCGTCCTGATGGACATCAAGATGCCCGGTACCGACGGCATCGAGGCCCTGCGCACCCTCAGGGACCTCCAGAACCCCGCCAAGGTACTGATCGTCACCAGCTTCACCGAACAGCGCACCGTCGTCCCCGCCCTGCGCGCCGGCGCGTCCGGCTACGTGTACAAGGACGTCGACCCCGAGGCGCTGGCCGGCGCGATCCGCTCCGTGCACGCCGGGCACGTCCTGCTCCAGCCCGAGGTCGCCGGCGCCCTGCTCGCCCAGGACAACCCCGGCGGCGGCCAGGGCCGGGGGACCACCCTCACCGAACGCGAACGCGAGGTGCTGACCCTCATCGCCGACGGACGCTCCAACCGGGAGATCGCCCGCGCCCTGGTGCTCTCCGAGAAGACCGTCAAGACACACGTCTCGAACATCCTGATGAAACTGGACCTCGCGGACCGCACCCAGGCCGCCCTCTGGGCCGTCCGACATGGGATTACCGGCTGA
- a CDS encoding chaplin codes for MKNLKKAATLTLVAGGIVAAASGVASAHGGAQAEGAALQSPGVASGNLVQAPVHIPVNAVGNSVNVIGVLNPAFGNAAVNH; via the coding sequence ATGAAGAACCTCAAGAAGGCCGCCACCCTCACCCTCGTCGCCGGCGGCATCGTCGCCGCCGCGTCCGGCGTCGCGTCCGCCCACGGCGGCGCGCAGGCCGAGGGCGCCGCCCTCCAGTCCCCGGGTGTCGCCTCCGGCAACCTCGTCCAGGCCCCGGTGCACATCCCGGTCAACGCCGTCGGCAACAGCGTCAACGTGATCGGCGTCCTGAACCCGGCCTTCGGCAACGCCGCCGTCAACCACTGA
- a CDS encoding HNH endonuclease has product MRDTLVLNASFEPLSTVTLNRAVVLVLQDKAVVEQAHPGLRVRAATVVLPVPRVIRLCRYVRVPFRRQAPWSRRGVLIRDQHRCAYCGRRATTVDHVVPRSRGGADSWLNTVASCAEDNHRKADRTPEQAGMPLLKEPFVPSPADAMLLSLRAGERTELPGWLAAVQPAA; this is encoded by the coding sequence ATGCGGGACACGCTGGTACTGAATGCGAGCTTCGAGCCGCTGTCGACGGTGACACTCAACCGTGCGGTGGTGCTGGTGCTCCAGGACAAGGCCGTGGTCGAGCAGGCCCACCCCGGTCTCCGTGTGCGGGCGGCCACGGTGGTGCTGCCGGTGCCCCGGGTGATCAGGCTCTGCCGGTACGTACGGGTGCCCTTCCGAAGACAGGCACCGTGGTCGAGACGGGGTGTGCTGATACGGGACCAACACCGGTGCGCGTACTGCGGCCGGCGGGCGACGACGGTGGACCATGTGGTGCCGAGGTCGCGGGGTGGGGCGGACAGCTGGCTGAATACGGTCGCCTCGTGCGCCGAGGACAACCACCGCAAGGCGGACCGGACGCCTGAGCAGGCGGGGATGCCGCTGCTGAAGGAGCCGTTCGTGCCGTCCCCGGCGGACGCGATGCTGCTCTCGCTGCGGGCGGGCGAGCGGACGGAGCTGCCGGGCTGGCTGGCCGCGGTGCAGCCGGCGGCGTAG
- a CDS encoding ABC transporter ATP-binding protein, translating to MSDVLELVDVSVVRDGRALVDDVSWSVKEGERWVILGPNGAGKTTLLNLASSYLFPTTGSARILGESLGKVDVFDLRPRIGIAGVAMSEKLPKRQTVLETVLTAAYGMTATWQEQYDEVDEQRARAFLDRLGMTEFLDRRFGTLSEGERKRTLIARAMMTDPELLLLDEPAAGLDLGGREDLVRRLGRLARDPYAPSMIMVTHHVEEIAPGFTHVLMIRQGKVLAAGPMETELSSRNLSLCFGLPLVVERTGDRWTAQGLPLK from the coding sequence ATGAGCGATGTACTGGAGCTGGTGGACGTATCCGTGGTCCGCGACGGACGCGCTCTGGTGGACGACGTCTCCTGGTCGGTCAAGGAGGGCGAGCGCTGGGTGATCCTCGGGCCGAACGGCGCCGGCAAGACCACCCTGCTCAACCTCGCGTCCAGCTACCTCTTCCCGACCACCGGCAGCGCCCGGATCCTCGGCGAGAGCCTCGGCAAGGTCGACGTCTTCGACCTCCGCCCCCGCATCGGCATCGCCGGTGTCGCCATGTCGGAGAAGCTGCCCAAGCGCCAGACGGTCCTGGAGACCGTCCTCACGGCCGCGTACGGCATGACCGCCACCTGGCAGGAACAGTACGACGAGGTCGACGAGCAGCGCGCCCGCGCCTTCCTCGACCGCCTCGGCATGACCGAGTTCCTCGACCGCCGCTTCGGCACCCTCTCCGAGGGCGAGCGCAAGCGCACCCTCATCGCCCGCGCGATGATGACCGACCCCGAACTGCTCCTCCTCGACGAGCCCGCCGCGGGACTGGACCTCGGAGGCCGCGAGGACCTCGTACGCCGCCTCGGCCGCCTCGCCCGCGACCCGTACGCCCCCTCCATGATCATGGTCACCCACCACGTCGAGGAAATCGCCCCCGGCTTCACCCACGTCCTCATGATCCGCCAGGGCAAGGTGCTCGCCGCGGGCCCCATGGAGACCGAGCTGTCCTCCCGCAACCTCTCCCTCTGCTTCGGCCTCCCGCTCGTCGTGGAGCGCACCGGCGACCGCTGGACCGCACAGGGCCTGCCGCTCAAGTGA
- the serB gene encoding phosphoserine phosphatase SerB, whose translation MSAPQPRQSPDVPAEIPIEVPIAEVPTLLVKIFGKDRPGITAGLFDTLAAYAVDVIDIEQVVTRGRIVLCALITAPAAGGATEGELRATVHSWTESLKLQAEIISGTGDNRPRGSGRSHVTVLGNPLTAESTAAIAASITSTGGNIDRIFRLAKYPVTAVEFAVSGVETAPLRTALATSAAGIGVDVAVVSAGLARRAQRLVVMDVDSTLIQDEVIELFAAHAGCEAEVAAVTARAMAGELDFEQSLHARVALLAGLDASVVDKVRAEVRLTPGARTLIRTLKRLGYQVGVVSGGFTQVTDALKDRLGLDFAAANTLEIVDGKLTGRVTGEIVDRAGKARLLRRFAAEAGVPLAQTVAIGDGANDLDMLNAAGLGVAFNAKPVVRKAAHTAVNVPFLDTVLYLLGITREEVEEAEAPGDGDGSPE comes from the coding sequence ATGAGTGCACCGCAGCCCCGCCAGTCCCCCGATGTCCCGGCCGAGATCCCGATCGAGGTCCCGATCGCCGAGGTCCCGACCCTTCTCGTCAAGATCTTCGGGAAGGACCGCCCCGGGATCACCGCGGGGCTCTTCGACACCCTCGCCGCCTACGCCGTCGACGTCATCGACATCGAGCAGGTCGTCACCCGTGGCCGTATCGTCCTGTGCGCGCTGATCACCGCGCCCGCGGCGGGCGGCGCCACCGAGGGCGAGCTGCGGGCCACCGTCCACAGCTGGACGGAGTCCCTCAAGCTCCAGGCCGAGATCATCTCCGGGACGGGCGACAACCGGCCGCGCGGCAGCGGCCGTTCCCACGTCACCGTGCTCGGCAACCCGCTCACCGCCGAGTCGACGGCGGCCATAGCGGCCAGCATCACGTCGACCGGCGGCAACATCGACCGTATCTTCCGCCTCGCCAAGTACCCCGTCACCGCCGTGGAGTTCGCGGTGTCGGGCGTGGAGACCGCGCCGCTGCGCACCGCGCTGGCGACCTCGGCGGCGGGCATCGGGGTGGACGTCGCGGTCGTCTCGGCCGGGCTGGCCCGCCGCGCCCAGCGCCTGGTGGTGATGGACGTCGACTCGACGCTGATCCAGGACGAGGTCATCGAGCTGTTCGCGGCGCACGCCGGCTGCGAGGCCGAGGTCGCCGCGGTGACGGCCCGTGCCATGGCCGGGGAGCTGGACTTCGAGCAGTCCCTGCACGCGCGGGTGGCGCTGCTGGCCGGGCTCGACGCGTCGGTGGTGGACAAGGTACGGGCGGAGGTACGGCTCACTCCCGGGGCCCGCACCCTGATCCGTACGCTCAAGCGGCTCGGCTACCAAGTGGGCGTCGTCTCCGGGGGGTTCACCCAGGTCACGGACGCGCTCAAGGACCGGCTCGGACTGGACTTCGCCGCCGCCAACACCCTGGAGATCGTGGACGGGAAGCTCACCGGGCGGGTGACCGGCGAGATCGTGGACCGCGCGGGCAAGGCCCGGCTGCTGCGGCGGTTCGCCGCCGAGGCGGGGGTGCCGCTGGCGCAGACGGTGGCGATCGGCGACGGCGCGAACGACCTCGACATGCTGAACGCGGCCGGGCTCGGGGTGGCCTTCAACGCGAAGCCGGTCGTACGGAAGGCCGCGCACACGGCGGTGAACGTACCGTTCCTCGACACCGTCCTCTACCTGCTGGGGATCACCCGGGAAGAGGTCGAGGAGGCCGAGGCGCCCGGGGACGGCGACGGCTCACCGGAGTGA
- a CDS encoding NfeD family protein has translation MEIDAWVWWLIGAVGLGIPLVLTAMPEFGMFSAGAVAGAIVAALGGGIVAQVLVFVAVSVALIAVVRPLAARQNARRPVHASGIDALKGRQAVVLERVDGTGGRIKLAGEVWSARTLDAHQSFEPGQQVDVVDIDGATAVVM, from the coding sequence GTGGAAATCGACGCATGGGTGTGGTGGCTGATCGGCGCGGTCGGCCTGGGCATTCCGCTCGTCCTGACAGCGATGCCCGAGTTCGGCATGTTCTCCGCCGGCGCCGTCGCCGGAGCGATCGTCGCCGCCCTGGGCGGAGGGATCGTGGCCCAAGTCCTCGTCTTCGTCGCCGTGTCGGTGGCACTCATCGCCGTCGTACGCCCCCTCGCGGCCCGGCAGAACGCACGCCGCCCGGTCCACGCGAGCGGCATCGACGCGCTGAAAGGCCGTCAAGCCGTCGTCCTGGAACGGGTGGACGGCACCGGAGGCCGCATCAAACTGGCGGGTGAGGTCTGGTCCGCGCGGACCCTCGACGCCCACCAGTCGTTCGAACCAGGACAACAGGTCGACGTCGTCGACATCGACGGCGCGACCGCCGTCGTCATGTAG
- a CDS encoding GAF domain-containing sensor histidine kinase, which yields MSHRTGSGLAAVSTALLAMNRHLEVRDVLKTIVASARELLDAEYAALGVPDDHGGFAQFVVDGVSDAQWKAIGPLPRQHGILAAMLRDETPQRLADVREDPRFEGWPAAHPDMSDFLGLPVRDGDETLAALFLANKRCPRPGGGCGFTEEDEELLGILAQHAAIALTNARLHERSRELTIAEERSRLAHELHDAVSQKLFSLRLTAQAAAALVDRDPARAKDELHQVTALAAEAADELRAAVVELRPAALDEDGLVHTLRTQIHVLDRAHSARVTFDSFSVRALPAAQEEALLRVAQEALHNALRHSGGDRVDVTLARRGPAVVLSVTDNGTGFDPRAVRRAGRHLGLVSMRDRAGGVGGRLRVQSAPGQGTTIEMEVPGG from the coding sequence ATGAGCCACCGAACCGGCTCCGGCCTCGCGGCGGTCAGCACCGCGTTGCTGGCGATGAACCGGCACCTGGAGGTACGGGACGTCCTCAAGACGATCGTCGCCTCCGCCCGCGAACTGCTGGACGCCGAATACGCGGCCCTCGGCGTCCCCGACGACCACGGCGGCTTCGCCCAGTTCGTCGTCGACGGCGTCAGCGACGCCCAGTGGAAGGCCATCGGCCCCCTCCCGCGCCAGCACGGCATCCTCGCCGCGATGCTCAGGGACGAGACCCCCCAGCGCCTCGCCGACGTACGCGAGGACCCCCGCTTCGAGGGCTGGCCCGCCGCCCACCCCGACATGTCCGACTTCCTGGGCCTGCCCGTCAGGGACGGCGACGAGACCCTCGCCGCGCTCTTCCTCGCCAACAAACGCTGCCCCCGGCCGGGCGGCGGCTGCGGCTTCACCGAGGAGGACGAGGAACTCCTCGGCATCCTCGCCCAGCACGCCGCCATCGCCCTCACCAACGCCCGGCTCCACGAGCGCAGCCGCGAGCTGACCATCGCCGAGGAACGCTCACGCCTCGCCCACGAGCTCCACGACGCCGTCAGCCAGAAACTCTTCTCGCTGCGCCTCACCGCCCAGGCCGCCGCCGCCCTCGTGGACCGCGACCCGGCCCGCGCCAAGGACGAACTCCACCAGGTCACCGCCCTCGCCGCCGAGGCCGCCGACGAGCTGCGCGCCGCCGTCGTCGAGCTGCGGCCCGCCGCCCTCGACGAGGACGGCCTCGTCCACACCCTCCGTACCCAGATCCACGTCCTCGACCGCGCCCACTCCGCCCGGGTCACCTTCGACAGCTTCTCGGTACGGGCCCTGCCCGCCGCCCAGGAGGAGGCCCTGCTGCGGGTCGCCCAGGAGGCCCTGCACAACGCGCTGCGGCACTCCGGCGGCGACCGGGTCGACGTCACCCTCGCCCGTCGGGGCCCCGCCGTGGTCCTCAGCGTCACCGACAACGGCACCGGCTTCGACCCCCGGGCGGTCCGCCGGGCCGGCCGCCACCTGGGCCTGGTCTCCATGCGCGACCGGGCCGGCGGCGTCGGCGGCAGACTCCGCGTGCAGTCCGCGCCCGGACAGGGCACCACGATCGAGATGGAGGTGCCCGGTGGCTGA
- a CDS encoding FHA domain-containing protein yields the protein MGHGVHELVLELNGRTWALDPARSYTLGRDPQGDLVIDDARVSWRHATISWGGRGWVIEDHGSTNGTYVLGQRVHQTEIAAGSAVHLGNATDGPRLSLSAAAYSPQAAAPQQAYQQAPQAQAQAQTPAHPAAPQQGWQQPQQPHVPQQGGPGGPFAVQGQPPAQAAGASPVYGDRSPTTFHQLSLGRVMRIGRALENELVVSDLQVSRHHAEFTATPDGRYEIRDLGSHNGTYVNGQPIAKSGTVPIGPNDIVGVGHSTFRLVGDRLEEFVDTGEVSFSARHLTVTVDGGKQILKDVSFGVPEKSLIAVIGPSGSGKSTLLKALTGYRPANEGDVLYDNRNLYKQFAELRQRIGLVPQDDILHKELTVRKALRYAAKLRFPGDTKPAEREARIDEVLGELKLDIHRDKKITALSGGQRKRVSVALELLTKPSLIFLDEPTSGLDPGMDRDVMKLLRDLADDGRTVLVVTHSVAELAICDKLLVMAPGGSVAYFGPPEEALNFFGYTTWADVFSAFENYREYDWAGRWRGSQHYQMYAADIDAIAAQSVAMPSAQQMRPPKPQSWGSQLWTLVRRYVSVIASDRGFMGLMVLLPAILGGVSAVIPAKFGLVPPTPPSRFNSTAGIIMMILVVGMCFAGSANSVRELIKERVIYERERATGLSRSAYLMSKVIVLGVITAFQAVIICAIALPVRELPEKGVITHPAIEICLAIVAMGFTAMMLGLVISALVKTAEKTMPLLVMFAIVQLVFTGTLFQIFGKIGLEQFAWLMPSRWALSAAGSTLDLSHLMAPWDPEKPDDLDPLWKHTVAQWSVDMIVLVVIGVVCGFVVARLLRRHEPEVMRK from the coding sequence GTGGGGCATGGAGTGCACGAACTCGTACTGGAACTGAACGGAAGGACCTGGGCGCTCGATCCGGCCAGGTCGTACACCCTGGGGCGTGATCCGCAGGGCGACCTCGTGATCGACGACGCCAGGGTCTCGTGGCGTCACGCCACCATCAGCTGGGGGGGCCGCGGTTGGGTCATAGAGGATCACGGAAGCACCAACGGGACGTACGTACTGGGGCAGCGGGTCCACCAGACGGAGATCGCGGCCGGTTCGGCCGTCCATCTCGGCAACGCGACGGACGGGCCCCGGCTGAGCCTCTCCGCCGCCGCGTACAGCCCGCAGGCGGCGGCGCCGCAGCAGGCGTACCAGCAGGCGCCACAGGCCCAGGCCCAGGCCCAGACGCCCGCCCACCCGGCCGCCCCGCAGCAGGGCTGGCAGCAGCCGCAGCAGCCCCACGTGCCCCAACAGGGCGGCCCCGGGGGCCCGTTCGCGGTCCAGGGCCAGCCGCCGGCGCAGGCCGCCGGGGCCTCACCGGTCTACGGGGACCGCAGCCCGACCACGTTCCACCAGCTCTCCCTCGGCCGTGTCATGCGCATCGGCCGCGCGCTGGAGAACGAGTTGGTCGTCTCCGACCTCCAGGTCTCGCGCCACCACGCCGAGTTCACCGCCACACCCGACGGCCGTTACGAGATCCGCGACCTCGGATCCCACAACGGCACCTACGTCAACGGCCAGCCGATAGCCAAGTCCGGCACGGTACCCATCGGCCCCAACGACATCGTGGGCGTCGGCCATTCGACCTTCCGCCTGGTCGGCGACCGCCTCGAGGAGTTCGTCGACACCGGCGAGGTCTCCTTCTCGGCCCGCCACCTCACGGTGACGGTCGACGGCGGCAAGCAGATCCTCAAGGACGTCTCCTTCGGCGTCCCCGAGAAGTCGCTGATCGCGGTCATCGGCCCGTCGGGCTCCGGGAAGTCCACGCTGCTCAAGGCGCTCACCGGCTACCGCCCGGCCAACGAGGGCGACGTCCTCTACGACAACCGGAACCTGTACAAGCAGTTCGCCGAGCTGCGCCAGCGCATCGGCCTGGTCCCGCAGGACGACATCCTGCACAAGGAACTGACCGTCAGGAAGGCGCTCCGGTACGCGGCGAAACTCCGCTTCCCCGGTGACACCAAGCCCGCCGAGCGCGAGGCCAGGATCGACGAGGTCCTGGGCGAGCTGAAGCTCGACATCCACCGGGACAAGAAGATCACCGCGCTCTCCGGCGGCCAGCGCAAGCGCGTCTCGGTCGCCCTGGAGCTGCTCACCAAGCCCTCGCTGATCTTCTTGGACGAGCCGACCTCCGGCCTCGACCCGGGCATGGACCGCGATGTCATGAAGCTCCTGCGCGACCTCGCCGACGACGGCCGTACGGTCCTCGTGGTCACGCACTCCGTCGCCGAGCTGGCCATCTGCGACAAGCTCCTCGTCATGGCCCCCGGCGGCTCGGTGGCCTACTTCGGCCCGCCGGAGGAGGCGCTCAACTTCTTCGGCTACACCACGTGGGCCGACGTCTTCTCGGCGTTCGAGAACTACCGCGAGTACGACTGGGCGGGCCGCTGGCGCGGCTCGCAGCACTACCAGATGTACGCCGCCGACATCGACGCCATCGCCGCGCAGTCCGTCGCCATGCCCTCGGCCCAGCAGATGCGCCCGCCGAAACCGCAGAGCTGGGGCTCCCAGCTGTGGACCCTGGTCCGCCGGTACGTGTCGGTCATCGCGTCCGACCGGGGCTTCATGGGCCTGATGGTGCTGCTGCCGGCGATCCTCGGCGGGGTGAGCGCCGTCATCCCGGCCAAGTTCGGCCTCGTACCGCCCACGCCGCCGTCCCGCTTCAACAGCACGGCCGGGATCATCATGATGATCCTGGTGGTCGGGATGTGCTTCGCGGGCTCGGCCAACTCCGTACGAGAACTGATCAAGGAACGGGTCATCTACGAACGGGAACGGGCCACCGGCCTGTCCCGCTCCGCCTACCTGATGTCCAAGGTGATCGTGCTCGGGGTGATCACGGCCTTCCAGGCCGTCATCATCTGCGCCATCGCGCTCCCGGTCCGAGAACTCCCCGAGAAGGGAGTGATCACCCACCCGGCCATCGAGATCTGCCTCGCGATCGTCGCCATGGGCTTCACGGCGATGATGCTCGGACTGGTCATCTCCGCCCTGGTCAAGACCGCCGAGAAGACCATGCCGCTGCTCGTGATGTTCGCCATCGTGCAGCTCGTCTTCACCGGCACCCTCTTCCAGATCTTCGGCAAGATCGGCCTGGAGCAGTTCGCCTGGCTGATGCCCTCCCGCTGGGCCCTCAGCGCGGCCGGCTCGACGCTGGACCTGTCGCACCTGATGGCGCCGTGGGACCCGGAGAAGCCGGACGACCTGGACCCGCTGTGGAAGCACACCGTCGCCCAGTGGTCCGTGGACATGATCGTGCTCGTCGTGATCGGTGTCGTCTGCGGCTTCGTGGTCGCGCGCCTGCTGCGCCGCCACGAGCCCGAGGTCATGCGGAAGTAG
- a CDS encoding sulfite exporter TauE/SafE family protein: MTLWEMLAVLVAGICAGTINTIVGSGTLITFPVLLATGLPPVTATVSNALGLISGSVSGAIGYRAELTGQRRRILRLSAAALVGGLTGAVLLLLLPSTAFETIVPVLVTLALLLVILQPRISAAVQKRRAEKGTLVRPDGGPLLFTGLLLASVYGGYFTAAQGIIYLSLMGTLLDDTMQRLNAVKNILAAVVNAVAALFFLFVADFDWTAVLLIAAGSALGGQIGARAGRRLSPKLMRGIVVAVGACALVQLMLR; encoded by the coding sequence GTGACCCTCTGGGAGATGCTCGCCGTACTCGTCGCGGGCATCTGCGCCGGCACCATCAACACCATCGTCGGCTCAGGCACCCTGATCACTTTCCCGGTCCTGCTCGCCACCGGCCTGCCGCCCGTCACCGCCACCGTCTCCAACGCCCTCGGCCTCATATCCGGCTCGGTCAGCGGCGCCATCGGCTACCGCGCCGAACTCACCGGCCAACGCCGCCGCATCCTGCGCCTGAGCGCCGCCGCCCTCGTCGGCGGCCTCACCGGAGCCGTACTCCTGCTGCTCCTGCCCTCGACGGCGTTCGAGACGATCGTGCCCGTCCTCGTCACCCTCGCCCTGCTGCTGGTCATCCTCCAGCCCAGGATCTCCGCCGCCGTCCAGAAACGCCGCGCCGAGAAAGGCACCCTCGTCCGCCCCGACGGCGGCCCGCTCCTCTTCACCGGACTGCTGCTCGCCAGCGTCTACGGCGGCTACTTCACCGCGGCCCAGGGGATCATCTACCTCTCCCTCATGGGCACGCTGCTCGACGACACCATGCAACGGCTCAACGCCGTGAAGAACATCCTCGCGGCCGTCGTCAACGCCGTCGCCGCGCTCTTCTTCCTCTTCGTCGCCGACTTCGACTGGACGGCGGTCCTCCTCATCGCGGCCGGCTCGGCCCTCGGAGGCCAGATCGGCGCGAGGGCGGGCCGCCGCCTGTCACCCAAGCTCATGCGGGGAATCGTCGTCGCCGTCGGCGCGTGCGCACTCGTCCAGTTGATGTTGCGCTGA